CCCATACTCAGGAATAAAGTCCATATCAATGATAGTAATAACAGCATTCCAACACATTGATGCAGGATACCATAACTGATTGGGATTTTCACCTGACTGTTCAACAGTGTCAGCACGCCCAACAGCACCTGTAATAACACCAGCAACAGAGGCAGGTATCGGATAGCATGTAACTGGCTATGGATGGGCGCTTGCGAGGCTTTCCACCACCAGATACCAATCAGGATGGTAATCACGTAGGCGAGTCCGCGGTGGATGAATTGAATGGTAATGGGATTGTGCGCAATATCTACCCAAAAGCCGCCCTGTGAAAACATTCCGGCGGGTACCCACGATCCATTGATATCCGGCCAGGTTGCAGCCGCTAATGCAGTATGTAATCCTGCCATAAATGCACCATACACCAATTGCACGACCAGCAATACCAACAGCCAGATATTCAGTTTTTTCAGTCCGGGTACAGTTTGTACTTCCACAGGTTTTACACTGAGTTTCAGCGCAAACCAGAATACATAACAAAGTAACACCAGCGCAGAAATAAAGTGAATAGCCAGGCGGATATGGTTTACATACAGATTTTCCTCATTCAATCCGCTCTTCACCATGATCCAGCCAATGAGCCCCTGCAGGCCTCCCAACGCAAACAATATGATCATCGGATTAATCATACTGCTGTTGATTTTCTTCTTCAGTACAAAATAGATGAACGGTATGATAAACACGATCCCCATCAGCCTCGCCCAATCACGATGCAGCCACTCCCAGAAAAAGATGAGCTTAAAATCAGATAAAGTAAAATGATTATTGATGTACTTATACTGCGCTATCTGCTTATAGCCTTCAAAAGCCTTTTCCCAGGCAGCCTGATTCATTGGAGGAAACGCGCCCAGCAACGGCTGCCATTCTGTAATGGATAATCCGGAGCCGGTTAAGCGGGTGATCCCTCCCAGCAATACCTGTACTATTAACATGCCCACTCCTATATATAACCAGATGGCTACGGGGCGGTTACTCTTTAATGTTACTGCTTCCATAAACGCTGCAAAAATAGGGAATGAATGCTGAACAAGGTTGCTAAATTCTCACATTATTTTAACAAAGGCGTAATGTTCTGTTAATCCTATCGTAGGAGCTTTGCATTGAAAATTTAAACGGCACCATTGTATTAGCTAATACCGCCCTCATTAAAGAAAAAGAAAAAGAACACATTAAAAAATTAATGTCATGAAACATTTAAGATTTGTTGTTTTAGCACCCAAAGCAGCAGTATTAATTTTAGCTACTATCCTTTTCCCGATTTTACACGCTGCCTCCCAGTCCAAAGCTTTTGCATACAACGTAGCAAGACTGGCAAGCGCAAAACCGGTTAACAACGACGCACCTGTTGAGAACTTCGGCCTGCATGTGACTCAACTGCAGAAGGATCAGCTTTTATTCCAGTTGTCTGTAGACAATCCTGGTAATGAAAAACTGACTCTCTACATAAAAGATAATTTCAACAACACATTGCACCGCGAAGTTCTTCCTGCTACGCTCCGCTTTGAAGCCCGCTACAACCTGGCTTCTCTCGAAGATGGTAACTATACTTTCGAAATCAGAAATGGTAAATCCAAAGTAGCAGAGAAATCTATCGGCATCAAAACCGAAACGCAGGTAAACAGAAACGTTTCCGTAGAATAAGATCCTCAGCCATAATTTTTATTAAAACAAACGGGAGTTCCACTTGATGTGAAACTCCCGTTTGCTTTTTTATTTGTGATGGCCGGTTGTTAACGGGTTGCGTCGTACAAGGCTTCAAACATTTTTTCCCTTGTATGCAGGGCCGACAGTTTCGTATTGGCGCCCCCGTTAGGATACACCCGGTTGCTGAGGAAAATAAAAACCAGGTTGCTGGATGGGTCTGCCCATACACAGGTTCCGGTAAATCCGGTATGCCCGAATGTTGCTGCCGATGCGCTTTTTGCAGGATAAGGCTCCCGCCGGGTTGCATTGTCTTTCTCCGGTTTGTCAAAGCCTAATCCTCTGCGGCTGATACGGCTGTTGTAAGCTGTAAACAGCTCTATGGTTTCAGGTTTCAGGTAACGTACACCGTTGAAGGTTCCTTTATTCAGCAGCATCTGCATAATAACACCGAGGTCGTGGGCATTGGAGAATAGCCCGGCATGGCCGGCTACTCCTCCAAACATGGCTGCTCCCGGATCATGCACATCACCACGCAGCTGCTGCATGCGGAAAGTATATTCGCGCTCAGTAGGAACCAGCCGCGACAACGGAAAACGTTCCCTCGGTAAAAACCCGGTGGTACCAAGCCCCAGCGGCTCGTAGAACGTTTCACGAACATAGTCGTTCAGCTGCTTACCCGTGAGCTGCTCCACGATTTTTCCCAGGAATATGAAATCACAATCGCTGTATACATATCCCTGTCGTGGTGAAAGCTTGCTATCGAGTATCTTTTGCCACATCGTGTCGATGTAGCTGTTTGCTATATACATCCGCTCGGCCACGCGTTTCTCATGCGTTGCATCGGGGGTGGTATGGAAGATCACGGTATCCGGCGAGCCGTTGTTATAGAGCGTTTCTTTGTAGAAGGGAATAAACGGCACCAGGCCCGCCTGATGCAGGAGGATGTCGCGTATCTTCATACCTGCCTTGTCGGTTCCCTTTACCATCGGAAGATATTCGCCGAGTGAAGCATCGAGGCTGAGCTTTCCTTCGTCATACAGGCGCATTACCGCAAGTGTGGTAGCACAGATCTTGGTAACAGATGCGAGGTCGTATATCGACTGTGGTGATACCGGCTCTGCCTTGTTGTATTCGTAGTGGCCGAAACAACGGTCATATACTACCTTACCATTTTTCATCGCCAATATCTGCGCACCGGGTGCACCGTCGCGGGCAATCATGTCCTCGGCAAGGGCATCGATTTTCAGCAATGCCTGCTCATTCAATCCGGACTCCTTTAATGAGGCTGCCGGCAATGTTGTATATTGGTTTACCTTGTATATAACACCGGTGCCTGAAGGCAATGCCGGACACACTGTCACTGGCAGTTTACCCTCCGGGCCCAGTTTACCAAACAACAGATCTGCTGCTGCCCGTTGCGTAGTACTATCATCTTCATATGCCGCAATGATATTTGGCGCCTCGCAGAAATACTGAATGGCATACGGATTACCAAATACCACAGTTGCAGAAGGCATTTCCGATTGCAGCTGCCTGATGATAAGCCGCTGTGCCATCGACAGGCCAAAGTTGCCGGCCGGGCGACGGCTGTAATTGTGAAGGCTGATGATAACCGCTTTATAATCGCGCTGTATCCTTGATACAATAGGTGCAATCTCCCCTATTGTCTGACGGGAACTAAAAATGAATCCGTCGGTACCTGGTTTGTATTCTTTTATTGTCTGGAGAAAAGTATTGCTGGCATCTGCGCCAACAGCAATTACTGCCAGTTTCTGCTGGGTCATTGCCGGTGAGAACGGCACGAGCTGCTGACTATTTCTTATGAGGGTAATTGATTTTTCCGCAATGCGTTTGTTCAGTGCGATGGTACCTCTGTTCAGGTCTTCTGTCAGGTGGTCGGTATCAATATGCTGCGGTTTCCATAAGCCCAGGTTATACTTAGCGCGAAGTACTTTCTTCACCCGTTCATCCACTTCTGCCTGGCCGATCTTTCCCGCTTTGATGGCCTTTTTTATGGCCTCCACACTGCCTGCGGCGGTAGACGGCAATATCATCAAATCATTTCCCGCCAACAGCGACTGTAAGGACTCCTGTCCTTTGCTATAAAACTTGGCTATTCCTTTCATTTCCAGCGCATCCGTTACAATCAGGCCCTTATAACTAAGTTCTTCTTTTAACAGTTTGGTCACTGCGTTATAGGAAATAGACGTAGGAGTGTTGGGCTTTTTATCTATTGCCGGTATGTAGAGGTGTGCAATCATAATGGAACCAACGCCTGCTGCAATGCTCTGGCGGAAAGGATACAGCTCAAGAGAGTCCAGCTGTGCCCTGCTTTTATTGATGACAGGCAAATCAAGATGCGAGTCTACATTGGTATCCCCATGACCCGGAAAATGCTTGGCACAGGCCATAATCCCGGCATCCTGCATTCCCTTTATAGTAGCTACTCCCATACGGGCTACCTGGTATTTGTTTTCTCCGAAAGACCGGTCGTTGATTACGGGGTTAGCAGGATTATTATTCACGTCCATATCAGGTGCGAAATCCAGGTGAATACCCAGGCGCCGGCATTGCTCTCCTATCAGCTTTCCGGCGTCGTATGCCAGCGAAGAATCCTGTGCTGCTCCTATCATCATATTGCGGGGCAGGGAAATAACACTGTCCAGCCGCATGCCTAGTCCCCATTCCCCATCTATAGCCACCAGCAGTGGCACTTTAGAGATCGATTGGTAATAGTTAGTAAGATTGGCCTGTCTCACCGGTCCTCCCTGAAAGAAGATCACGCCACCTACCTTATTATCTCTGATATCTTTAATTACTGCATTAATGTGGTCCTGTCCGAGGTTGGAATGAGCCCTGATCATGATCAGCTGGGCAATGCGCTCTTCGGGAGTCAGCGACTGAAAAACGCTGTCGGCCCACTGGGAAGCTCTGTCCTGGCTGAGTATTGCCGGTTGCTCCGCTTTTGCTTTTTTTGTTTTTTTCTTGTCTTTATACCGCAAGGGTGCTGAAATAGCATTACCTGTTAACAATAAGCCTGTTAATCCTGCAACCAATAATTGTTTCCTCATATTATAAACTTACAAATAATCAAGTGAATATCCGGAGGGTATATTGAATATCAAAGAATTACTAATAATGATCATATGATTTTGTTAGATAGAAAGTAATTCATTAAATTAGAATACCCTGTTGAAGATAATTTATCTATTCTGGTTAAAATTTGAATGATATTTACAATTTTGTCAGAATATTTACATTTAGTTCAATCAATTGTAATTTTAATTACCAATACATTCAACTGTTTCTTATATTTGCATCCTTGCGAGTAAAGTAGATAATAAAACATGGTCAATCTCATTTTATTTGGCCCTCCCGGTAGCGGCAAGGGTACACAAAGTGCTAACATTATCCAGAAGTATGGGCTCATCCATTTATCAACCGGCGATCTGCTGCGCAGTGAAATCGGAGGTAAGACCCCACTGGGTATGGAAGCCAAGAAGTTTATGGATCAGGGCCTGTTGGTACCGGATGAAGTAGTGATTGGCATGATCAGCTCTAAGCTGGAGGCTAATCCGGAGGCCCGTGGTTTTATCTTCGACGGTTTTCCGCGTACTACTGCCCAGGCAGAAGCGCTGGATAAGCTGCTGGCATTGAAGAAAACTTCCATTTCCGCAGTACTTTCTCTGGAAGTTCCGGAAGATGCGCTGATCAAGCGTTTGCTGAATCGTGGTCTGACTTCCGGTCGCAGCGACGATGCCAACGAAGATGTGGTGAAAGCACGGATCGTGGAATATCACAATAAAACCGCTCCGGTAGCGGATCACTATGCTAAATTCGGCAAGTTCAAAAAGATCAAGGGAGATGGTACCGAAGAAGAAGTTTTCGAATTACTGTCTAAAGAACTGGATGAACTGGTGGGAGAAAGAGTATAGCATACGCGGAATACCGCGACCATAAAGACTATCAGTAATTTTTTTCATATAACGCAAAGACCGTAAAGAAGGGGCCCGGCACATGATTGTGCTAATTAGCCCAAACTTCACGATCTTTGCGTTTCATTTTTACTATGGTACTGGACCCATAGTACTTAAAATCAGAGCATTGTGGAAAAAGCGAATTTCGTAGATTATATCCGTGTTTATTGCAAATCCGGGAAGGGAGGTGCAGGAAGTATGCACTTCATGCGCACAAAATTCAATGCGCAGGCGGGCCCTGATGGCGGCGACGGCGGTCGTGGCGGACACGTTATTTTAAGAGGCAACTCGCAGCTTTGGACCCTTCTTCACCTGCGCTGGCATAAAAATCTGCTGGCTGAGGATGGGGAAAACGGTAGCGGCGACAACTGCACCGGTCGTTTTGGAAAGGATATTATCATAGAAGTTCCGCTGGGTACACAGGCTAAAGACGAAGAAACTGGCGAAGTGGAAGCGGAGATCCTGCACGATGGGCAGGAGGTGATCTGGCTCCCCGGTGGACAAGGCGGAAAAGGTAACGCCTTTTTCAAATCCCCTACCAACCAGACCCCGGAGTATGCGCAACCCGGCATGCCCGGACAGGAAGGCTGGAAGGTAGTAGAGTTAAAGGTATTGGCAGATGTTGGTTTGGTTGGTTTCCCCAATGCCGGCAAATCCACACTCCTGTCTGCCATTACAGCGGCCAAACCCAAAGTGGCTGATTATGCTTTTACCACACTGACCCCGCAATTGGGCATGGTGGCTTACCGCGATAACAGGTCGTTCTGTATCGCCGATCTCCCCGGTATCATTGAGGGCGCACATGAAGGCAAAGGATTAGGTCATAGGTTTTTGCGACATATTGAAAGAAACTCTGTATTATTATTTCTGATTCCTGCCGATAGTTCGGATCATAAAAAAGACTTTGAGATCCTGGTACACGAGCTGGAGCAATATAATCCCGAATTGCTGGACAAACAGTTTTTGCTGGCTATCAGTAAAAGCGATATGCTGGATGATGAGCTGAAAGCCGCAATAGCAGCCGAACTGCCGGAAGGCATTCCGCATGTGTTCATTTCTTCTGTTACCAACCAGGGCCTGACCGAATTAAAGGATATGCTTTGGGAAGCGCTTAACAGAAAAGTTGATACACCTGGCACTGTGGATGCAGACTAACTGTTGCCGCACTTACGGGGAAACCAAAGCCTGAAGCCAATGTTCGATATAGTATCCCGTATGCCATGAAAACACTTATTTTTCCTGCAGCTGTCCTGTTATTATTACAGGCCTGCCAGCAAGCAACCATGCCTGTTAAAGAAAGACCTGTGCAGATAGATACCATGCAGCTAATTGCTCCGCCGGCCAACTCTGTAAAAGTTGCCTCCAACGAGGCATCTGTAGTAGGTCATGATTCTACTACGTATGTCCGTTTTGGTGATTGTTACTTCTCTCTCGACTGGGTCATTCCGGATCAGAAACGGAACGATTTCGAGCACCATCCGGATACGCTCTATTTCCGGCTGGAGCATGGACACAGCATTGAAGGGCAAATGCTGGCGGTCACCACCGGTGAAACAGACCGGGTAAAGGTGTACCAGCGCTACGAAACCAGCGCAGTAATAGGCAAAGAACCCCTGCTCCGCTGGAAGCATTATTTGTCGCCCTGGGAAGCATTGCCCCCGGAGGCAAACAATTTTTTTGTTTGTAAGAAATACAGCGCTGAAGAAAGGGGCCTGTTTCCTGCCATCAGTGTGCAGGTATTGCAACAATACACGAAGCAACATGCGCCCCCCTCAGTTTATTCCAAAATAGCCCACCTGGAAAGTTTCCCGGCTCCTCCCGTCCGGATTGAAATAAGTCGCTATTACATACGGCTGGACGGTCTTCACAGGCAAACTCCCGAGAAGATCAACAAGCTTTTGGTCATCGACGTTACTTTTAAAGGCTAAAATCTATATTTACACAAAAAAGTGAAACATCTCCCCAGCCTTATATTCGCCGCCCTGGTAATATTCCAGTCCTGTAAGCAGTCTGGCAACAAACAATCCCCCGGCGCCGATTCCACCACAGCAGTTGTTGCAGCGGCCGATACTGCCACTGTCAACAAACTCCTGGGAACATATGCAGCCGAATTTTCCGGTAGCCCTATCTATGTCACTATCAATTTTCACAGTGGCAACCAAATAGGCGGATACAATGTGCATAGAGGCCTTCGCAGGAATCTGCACGGAGATATTAAGCAAGATGCCAATGGCAACCAGGTACTGACACTCAACGAACCCGGCGATCACCCTTTTGATGGTGTATTTCTGTTGCATCCCGATAAAAATTTCCAAACCATTCCTGCCAGCTGGGCCCCTACCAACAGCAATACACTAAAGAAAAAAACCTTTACGCTACAGCGACTTCTTTCCAGCGAAAAACAGGAAATTGACCTTCCTACTTTCGGGGGTTTCTTCATAGACGACAACCACAGCGAATTAAGCTTCGAGGATGATGGCAGCTGCCTGCTGAAATTCTACAAACAGAAAAACGATACCACCGTAGCTGATCAGCTTACAAACGTGAGAGGCACCTACGAGCGGCAACGCGATAAAGTAGTGGTTTACTGGGAGGATAATCATCTCATCAAATTAAACCCCCAGACCTTTATGCTCACCTATTATGATGGAGACAATACCAAAAGCATTACCGAAATGAATGCGGATGGATTCAGATTCTATCGAGGGCTATGATATGCAGCTGAGTGCGAGGAAAATATTGTGGATACTTACCGTTCTCATTGTATTATACGGCGCTTGGTTAATGCTGGCGCTGACGCTTCCCTATAGCACCTTTGAACGGTATACCGACTTCCTGCTGACCAAGCAACGGGTTTACAACATCCTGCACTGGCGCATCAGCTTCTACATACATATCTTCGTCAGTATTATCGTACTGCTGACAGGCCTGTTGCAGTTCAGTAAATATCTGCTGGATAAATATCCCCGGCTGCATCGTAACAGCGGGAAAATATATGCCCTGGTGATAACATTCATTAGCGGCCCTACCGGCCTGGTAATGGCCTTTTACGCCAATGGCGGCATTTATGCACGGATCAGTTTTGTGCTGTTATCCCTGCTATGGATTGGATGTACGATAACCGGCTGGAGACGTGCCCTTCAGCGTCGCTGGCCGGAACATATTACATGGATGCTCAGAAGCTATGCGCTCACACTATCGGCGTTAACGTTGCGGTTCTATGCACTGCTACTGGGATTGATGCATCATCCGTTAAGACCGGTTATTGCCTACATCACCATATCGTGGCTCAGCTGGACGCTGAACCTGCTCCTCGCAGAACTACTGATAAAACAATCGCTGATAACGCGAATGACTAAACGCTAGCGACGGTAGTATGCCAGCTGCTGGGTTTTAGGAACAATATGCCCTTCTCCATCCAACTGGTATATCATGGTTTTCAATGCTGTTTTGGATGTTTCGGGATTATCATGATAACCCGTTTCTGCAGGATCATGTGCATACTGAATATTGAAATCAGTGACCGTAATATCTCCATTGGCAGAAAATACCGCTTCTTTATAAGGATCTTTTATCAACTTCTGCCCCGCAATCTGCACCTTGTCGATCAGCACGCCAGTGTTACTGTAACTTACCAAAAAATAATATGGCCAGAAGATGCTCACCTCCGGATTATCCATCTCATCGCTCACTGCGTATAACACCACTGTGTAATCATCTGTCTTTTTAACTCTCCCTACATAATAAAATTCGCTTCCTACTTCCCGGGAAAATTTCGGGCCTCTCATTTCAGCTACATATTTCTCAAAATCGTACGGAATGGTACGTATTTCCAGTTTTTCAGCGAATGCTTTATTTAATGTCAGTGGAAGATCCAGCTGCCTGAACTCGCGTGCATAAACGCTCCACTGCAGTTTCTCCGGGTCGCCCACACCGCTGAAAGCCTCCAGCACGCGTTTGGTATAGGTTGAGTTTTCGGTTAAAAAACGCAGGTCCGGATCTTTCAGCACATTGTTCACATTATTGTAGCCGAATTCTATGGCAGCCATCAGATAATAATCAGCCGAATCAGCTCTTTGAGCCCTGGAATATGCACAGGCTTTGTTGAAGTACAATTTCGATTGCGGCTTGTAATCCAATGCTTCCGCCATGCTGTAGGCCATGATGGCTACATTCGGATTTCCGGCGTCCATCAGGGCATTTCCCAATTCATAATAGCTTTTACCCTGAGGATGCAATAAAATGGAATTGGTAAATAAAGGAATACTGCCTTTTGCATCTTTTTTATTCCGGAATTGATCAATCGCGTTCAGAAATTCCTTGTCTGCTGCGGCCTGTGTTTGCGCAAGGGCATGAGAGGCTACCCATTTTACCGAGTCAGCATTATAGATAGTAAGCTCATTCAGCTTAGTGGTATGATTGGCCGTTGAGTTGCTGTTTTTTGTATCGCAGGAAATCATCAGTATACCCAGCACAAACAAGGGGATATAACGCATAGAACAGGATTTATAACGTAAAGATAGGAAAACTGTTCACTTAAAAGCGCCTACCACAGAGGATTACAAGATAAATTAAGAATCGGGAATAAAGAATGAAGAAACAGCGTGAAGGCCCTTTTTTGTTAAAGTCTTCGCGCTGTTTCTTCATTCTTCAAAAAAAATACCGGCAACGCAAAAGCATCGCCGGTTCCATTTCGTCTCATTTGGCTGTAATTTTTCACAGTTCAGGTTTTCCTGCTCAGTTTGGCTGAAACAGCATGGCAGTACACAGGCAGTTCCTGCGGTCTTTTGCTGCCAGGATAGGATAGTTTACGCAGCTCTTACACCCATCCCAGAAATGGGGATCCTGGGTAATTTCGCTGTACGTTACCGGCTCAAAGCCCAGTCGCGTATTGAGTTTCATCACCGCGAGCCCGGTGGTGATGCTGAATATCTTTGAGGTCGGGTACATCGACCGGCTCAGTTCAAAAATCTTTTGTTTGATAGCGGCCGCCACTTTCTTTCCCCGGAAAGCCGGCGCCACAATGAGACCGCTATTAGATACGAAGCGGTCGTTTTCCCATGACTGGATATATGAAAAACCGGCCCAGATCCCGTCGGCGGTGAAGGCAATTACCGCCTTCCCTTCCAGTATCTTTGCTTTGATGGCGGCCG
The genomic region above belongs to Chitinophaga sp. 180180018-3 and contains:
- a CDS encoding COX15/CtaA family protein; this encodes MEAVTLKSNRPVAIWLYIGVGMLIVQVLLGGITRLTGSGLSITEWQPLLGAFPPMNQAAWEKAFEGYKQIAQYKYINNHFTLSDFKLIFFWEWLHRDWARLMGIVFIIPFIYFVLKKKINSSMINPMIILFALGGLQGLIGWIMVKSGLNEENLYVNHIRLAIHFISALVLLCYVFWFALKLSVKPVEVQTVPGLKKLNIWLLVLLVVQLVYGAFMAGLHTALAAATWPDINGSWVPAGMFSQGGFWVDIAHNPITIQFIHRGLAYVITILIGIWWWKASQAPIHSQLHAIRYLPLLLVLLQVLLGVLTLLNSQVKIPISYGILHQCVGMLLLLSLIWTLFLSMGSAGARQENLAV
- a CDS encoding glycoside hydrolase family 3 N-terminal domain-containing protein encodes the protein MRKQLLVAGLTGLLLTGNAISAPLRYKDKKKTKKAKAEQPAILSQDRASQWADSVFQSLTPEERIAQLIMIRAHSNLGQDHINAVIKDIRDNKVGGVIFFQGGPVRQANLTNYYQSISKVPLLVAIDGEWGLGMRLDSVISLPRNMMIGAAQDSSLAYDAGKLIGEQCRRLGIHLDFAPDMDVNNNPANPVINDRSFGENKYQVARMGVATIKGMQDAGIMACAKHFPGHGDTNVDSHLDLPVINKSRAQLDSLELYPFRQSIAAGVGSIMIAHLYIPAIDKKPNTPTSISYNAVTKLLKEELSYKGLIVTDALEMKGIAKFYSKGQESLQSLLAGNDLMILPSTAAGSVEAIKKAIKAGKIGQAEVDERVKKVLRAKYNLGLWKPQHIDTDHLTEDLNRGTIALNKRIAEKSITLIRNSQQLVPFSPAMTQQKLAVIAVGADASNTFLQTIKEYKPGTDGFIFSSRQTIGEIAPIVSRIQRDYKAVIISLHNYSRRPAGNFGLSMAQRLIIRQLQSEMPSATVVFGNPYAIQYFCEAPNIIAAYEDDSTTQRAAADLLFGKLGPEGKLPVTVCPALPSGTGVIYKVNQYTTLPAASLKESGLNEQALLKIDALAEDMIARDGAPGAQILAMKNGKVVYDRCFGHYEYNKAEPVSPQSIYDLASVTKICATTLAVMRLYDEGKLSLDASLGEYLPMVKGTDKAGMKIRDILLHQAGLVPFIPFYKETLYNNGSPDTVIFHTTPDATHEKRVAERMYIANSYIDTMWQKILDSKLSPRQGYVYSDCDFIFLGKIVEQLTGKQLNDYVRETFYEPLGLGTTGFLPRERFPLSRLVPTEREYTFRMQQLRGDVHDPGAAMFGGVAGHAGLFSNAHDLGVIMQMLLNKGTFNGVRYLKPETIELFTAYNSRISRRGLGFDKPEKDNATRREPYPAKSASAATFGHTGFTGTCVWADPSSNLVFIFLSNRVYPNGGANTKLSALHTREKMFEALYDATR
- a CDS encoding adenylate kinase translates to MVNLILFGPPGSGKGTQSANIIQKYGLIHLSTGDLLRSEIGGKTPLGMEAKKFMDQGLLVPDEVVIGMISSKLEANPEARGFIFDGFPRTTAQAEALDKLLALKKTSISAVLSLEVPEDALIKRLLNRGLTSGRSDDANEDVVKARIVEYHNKTAPVADHYAKFGKFKKIKGDGTEEEVFELLSKELDELVGERV
- the obgE gene encoding GTPase ObgE, which codes for MEKANFVDYIRVYCKSGKGGAGSMHFMRTKFNAQAGPDGGDGGRGGHVILRGNSQLWTLLHLRWHKNLLAEDGENGSGDNCTGRFGKDIIIEVPLGTQAKDEETGEVEAEILHDGQEVIWLPGGQGGKGNAFFKSPTNQTPEYAQPGMPGQEGWKVVELKVLADVGLVGFPNAGKSTLLSAITAAKPKVADYAFTTLTPQLGMVAYRDNRSFCIADLPGIIEGAHEGKGLGHRFLRHIERNSVLLFLIPADSSDHKKDFEILVHELEQYNPELLDKQFLLAISKSDMLDDELKAAIAAELPEGIPHVFISSVTNQGLTELKDMLWEALNRKVDTPGTVDAD
- a CDS encoding DUF2306 domain-containing protein, with the protein product MDSDSIEGYDMQLSARKILWILTVLIVLYGAWLMLALTLPYSTFERYTDFLLTKQRVYNILHWRISFYIHIFVSIIVLLTGLLQFSKYLLDKYPRLHRNSGKIYALVITFISGPTGLVMAFYANGGIYARISFVLLSLLWIGCTITGWRRALQRRWPEHITWMLRSYALTLSALTLRFYALLLGLMHHPLRPVIAYITISWLSWTLNLLLAELLIKQSLITRMTKR
- a CDS encoding N-acetyltransferase is translated as METDDEFVVRLATAMDVDFALPIVEEMEASAKARGTGISKRDPAAIKAKILEGKAVIAFTADGIWAGFSYIQSWENDRFVSNSGLIVAPAFRGKKVAAAIKQKIFELSRSMYPTSKIFSITTGLAVMKLNTRLGFEPVTYSEITQDPHFWDGCKSCVNYPILAAKDRRNCLCTAMLFQPN